ATATCGCTGGGCTCCATGGTCGCAAGCTGTTGCGCCACACGGTAATCGCGTTCGGTGGCCAGGGATCGCACTTCGAGGTAGTTGTACTGCATCGAGTTCGCGAAGACCTCCGGGCGGGCCGCCTGCTCCTTGCGCGCGCTGTCCTTGTCGCCGCTGTCGGGTCGCGCCGTGTAGATGAACCGCGAGTGGTTGCGGTACGGAATCGTCGGCGTATAAGGGGCGTACACGAACTCCTGTGGCGGCGCCGGTTCGGTCGACGGACGTGGACCCTGCGTGGCGCGCAGCGTCTGCGGATGCGTGCCCGGAGTGTGGTAGCCCTCGATGAACGCGTCGATCACCGTCTTGTAGTTGGCGGGCAGGAACGTCCGCTTGCGCCAGCGAAAGCGCATGTCCTGCAACCGGAACGGTGCTAGTGCGGTCGGCAGCGGATCGAGCCACTCCAGAAGATCCGGCGGATCCTCCGCCATGCTGACAAATACCCAGCCACCCCAGGTGCCTACCGCGACTGGCCGCAGCGACCACTGTTCGCGGGGACGATTGAGAAACTCGTCACGTGAGGGCACGAACGACGAGCGGCCGTCGAAGGCGTACCGCCAACCGTGGAACTCGCACCGCAGTTCGCCGTCAGCGGCGCAGCCCGTTCCACGCACGACCTTCATTCCTCGGTGCGTGCAGGCGTTGTAGAACGCTTTGACGCTCGCGTCCTTCTGCCGCACCACCATGATCGACTGCCTGCCGATCGTGTACTCGTAGTAGTCGCCGGGTCCGGGAATCTCCTCCTCTCGGCAGGCGGGTTGCCACACCTGGGTGAAAAGTCGATCGAGTTCGAGCTGCAGGAACTCGGGATCGATGTAGCGGCCCTTCGGCACGAAGGTCTCACCGCACGCGTACCGGGTTGGCACCTTCCCGGCGGAGTCCCGCGCCACGTCGTCGACAGTCGTCATCGCACATCGCCTCCGATCAGCTGGCAGGGGGCTTGTCGAAGATGTTCGGGGACACCGAGCCCTTGAACGACGCCTCGATCTCGGCGAACGCTGTCGGTATGTCCCAGGTGCCCGACGCGGACACGATCTCGCGTTCGAAAACCGGGTTGGTCATCAGGCTGATGCGCCCGTTACCCGCGAAGATGATGCGGCGGTTGAGCCATTCAGATTGTTCGCTGGCCAGGTAGATCACCGGCGGCACAACGTTTTCCGGAGCCAGTCGCTTGTTCTCAGCTGAATAGTCCAAACTGCCCCCGCCCTTGATGCCCTGGGTCATCCGGGTGCCGGCGATCGGAGCGATGGCGTTGCTGCGAACCCCGTAACCGGCGAGGGCATTTGCACACGAGTAGGTGAGCCCGACGATGCCCATCTTGGCCGCGGCGTAGTTCGGCTGACTGGGCGCGCCGTGCAGACCGGACATCGACGTGAAGTTGATCAGCCGATACTGACCGCCGCGGTTCTCCCGCCACCACGAAGCCGCATGCCGAGTCAGGTTGAACGTACCTTTCAAATGAACCGAAACGACGGTGTCGAAATCCTGTTCACTCATCTTGAAGATCATGTTGTCGCGAAGGATTCCAGCGGCATTGACCATGATGTCGAATCCGCCCAGCGTCGACGCGGCACGGTTGATCAGCTCCTCGCAGGCGCCGAAATCGGTTATGTCGGTGGTGTCGGAGAAGGCTTTACCCCCGCGCTCGTTGATCGCGGCGGCGACACTTTCGGCCGGACCCGCATCGTGGCCGCTGCCGTCGACCGCGACGCCGGCATCGGACACCATCACAGTGGCCCCTTCGGCTGCCAACCCCTCGGCAACGGCCGCTCCGATTCCGCGCCCAGCACCGGTCACCAGCGCCTTTCGTCCGTCCAGGACTCCCATCATCGACTCCTCATCGATCAGTCACGACCAGCATACAGAACACATGCACATAATTTGTATAGCTGTCACCAGGCTTTTGACAATCTAGTCGAAGCCCCATTCCGTGTACCTGCGCTCGAGCTCGGCCATCGCCTCCCGGCCGCCGCGCGTCGTGCGCTCCTTCATGAAGTTGAACTCGTCGTCGCGCCACGCAAGATTGGTGAACACGCTGTGGCCCATTGGGACCCAGTCACCGAACTGGGCCATCCCCACCGCGTTCCAGAAAGTGATCAACGCGTGCTTTCCGATCATCAGGCCGTCCGCGGAGTGGTGCGCGACCGCGCGGGCGTAGCGCATGGCCTCGTCGCGCAAACCGCCCGCAGGGACGACCGACGAGGCGACGCCCCACTCCTTGAGCTCGGCGGCCTTGACCTTGCGGCCAGTGATCATGGCCTCGTATCCGCGGTTGGGCCCCAGCTTGAGCAGGGCAAGCGGCATGATGGTCGAAAAGCCGGCGAAGCCGATTCGCGCCTGGGGCCTGGCGATGTACATGTCGTCGGAGACGACGAGAATATCCGCGGCCAAGGCCAGATTCATCCCAGCGCCCAAGGTAGCCCCCTGGCATGCGGCGATGACCGTCTTGGGGAACTCCATCCAGTTCGTGAAGTGGCGGTGCAGGCGACGGGCGTTAGCCAGTCGGGCCGTCTGCGGAAGCCTGTTACCTTTCTTCAGCCCTGCCTGTTCGACCGGCAACCGGCGGACGTCGTCACCGCTGCAGAAGTCCTTGCCTGCCGCTACGAGTACAACGACTTTGACCTCGTCGTCCGCCTCTGCGGTATCCAACCGATCCTTGAACAGCGCGTGCATCTCCGGCGACAGGATGGCGTTTCGCCGGTCGGGCCGGTTGATGGTGATGCAGGCGATGTGTGGTTCGACGACCTCGTAGGTGACCCAGTCCTCGTCCACCTCGAACTCGCTGCCCTTTTCGTCGCCCACAGTCTCACCCCTCCGCGCCAGCCGATAGTGACCTGAACATTAAGACAGTATCCGATCATTTGTTTCATCGATGATATCCTCCTTCGCATGCCGCAACTCGTCATCTCCAAGCACGTCGACGCGATACCGGCGACCGTGTGGGCGATTGTTGCGGACTTCGCCGACGTCAACTGGATCCCCGTCGCCGGAGTGGTGGAGGTCGAGGGCGAGGGCATCGGCATGCGCCGCTTGATTCACGGGAGCGGGACCACACCTGTTGCAGAAACCTTGACGAGCATGGATCCCGACCGCATGGAGCTGAGCTACTCGATCGCCAACAACCCCCTGCCCGTCAAGCGATTCGACGCCCTCGTCTCCGTGCGCCCCACGGGCGATGCCGCAACGACGGTCACGTGGAGCGTCGACTACGACCCTGTGGGTACCGCCGAGGCAGACCAGACTGCCGCGCGCGAAGCGATCGAGGCAGTGTACGGAATGATGGCCGGCTGGCTGGCGGACGCATCGTCGACCCGTGAGGCCACGTGACCGAACGCGATTACGGCGTTCCGCTCACGTCATCGGATCGCATTTTCCGCGACGAGGTTCGCGACTTCCTCGCGGCGGCCCTAACGCCGGATCTGCGCTCACGCGAAGGCGGCGAGTCCGGCCGGCTGGATCGGATGCGCACCTGGCAGAGCCGTCTCCACGAGTCCGGGCTGGCCGCAATCTCATGGCCGACAGAATTCGGCGGCCGCAGCGCAACGCCGGTGCAGCAGTTGATCTTCAACGCCGAAATGGCGTCTGCACACGCTCCTGAGCCGATCAACCGCAGCGCAATAAATCAGCTCGGTCCCACGATCATCCAGTGGGG
The sequence above is drawn from the Mycobacterium gallinarum genome and encodes:
- a CDS encoding SRPBCC family protein → MPQLVISKHVDAIPATVWAIVADFADVNWIPVAGVVEVEGEGIGMRRLIHGSGTTPVAETLTSMDPDRMELSYSIANNPLPVKRFDALVSVRPTGDAATTVTWSVDYDPVGTAEADQTAAREAIEAVYGMMAGWLADASSTREAT
- a CDS encoding aromatic ring-hydroxylating oxygenase subunit alpha, with the translated sequence MTTVDDVARDSAGKVPTRYACGETFVPKGRYIDPEFLQLELDRLFTQVWQPACREEEIPGPGDYYEYTIGRQSIMVVRQKDASVKAFYNACTHRGMKVVRGTGCAADGELRCEFHGWRYAFDGRSSFVPSRDEFLNRPREQWSLRPVAVGTWGGWVFVSMAEDPPDLLEWLDPLPTALAPFRLQDMRFRWRKRTFLPANYKTVIDAFIEGYHTPGTHPQTLRATQGPRPSTEPAPPQEFVYAPYTPTIPYRNHSRFIYTARPDSGDKDSARKEQAARPEVFANSMQYNYLEVRSLATERDYRVAQQLATMEPSDIPPFVLYHQMCEELALAEGVDYPKMTMEQYFAGNGDWHVFPTLVILVEKSCILGYRMLPDADDPNRCVFEMFSLEHFAPGEVPETSWLEFERWQDHDGWGELPTQDLKNIGAIHAGMHSNGFDGLWLNTAQEMSIRNEHTIADRFIFGVDDAADDAVPGA
- a CDS encoding enoyl-CoA hydratase/isomerase family protein, with product MGDEKGSEFEVDEDWVTYEVVEPHIACITINRPDRRNAILSPEMHALFKDRLDTAEADDEVKVVVLVAAGKDFCSGDDVRRLPVEQAGLKKGNRLPQTARLANARRLHRHFTNWMEFPKTVIAACQGATLGAGMNLALAADILVVSDDMYIARPQARIGFAGFSTIMPLALLKLGPNRGYEAMITGRKVKAAELKEWGVASSVVPAGGLRDEAMRYARAVAHHSADGLMIGKHALITFWNAVGMAQFGDWVPMGHSVFTNLAWRDDEFNFMKERTTRGGREAMAELERRYTEWGFD
- a CDS encoding SDR family NAD(P)-dependent oxidoreductase, with amino-acid sequence MGVLDGRKALVTGAGRGIGAAVAEGLAAEGATVMVSDAGVAVDGSGHDAGPAESVAAAINERGGKAFSDTTDITDFGACEELINRAASTLGGFDIMVNAAGILRDNMIFKMSEQDFDTVVSVHLKGTFNLTRHAASWWRENRGGQYRLINFTSMSGLHGAPSQPNYAAAKMGIVGLTYSCANALAGYGVRSNAIAPIAGTRMTQGIKGGGSLDYSAENKRLAPENVVPPVIYLASEQSEWLNRRIIFAGNGRISLMTNPVFEREIVSASGTWDIPTAFAEIEASFKGSVSPNIFDKPPAS